One window of Phycisphaeraceae bacterium genomic DNA carries:
- a CDS encoding methyltransferase domain-containing protein — MLRRLSPELMDDPTLPPEALAGALSGLSRLNALSGAFGRTFREIERESRRHSEPLRVLDIACARGDFVVRAARLGEERGLRATFAGCDVNPNSIRLARQSAASRGLSCDFLEHDAVSSPLPSGFSCCVASLFFHHLEASDAVRLLQNMAVQCDCVIVNDLVRSPVNLAMIAVASRAVTRSPVVHADAVLSARAAFTRDEMRELAECAGLRGATIKFGGISRMMLVWRKPN, encoded by the coding sequence ATGCTGCGTCGGCTGAGCCCCGAACTAATGGATGATCCAACGCTTCCGCCGGAGGCACTGGCGGGTGCGCTGAGCGGGCTCTCGCGGTTGAACGCACTTTCTGGTGCGTTCGGGCGAACTTTCCGAGAAATCGAACGCGAATCTCGCCGCCATTCGGAACCTCTTCGCGTTCTTGATATCGCGTGCGCTCGAGGGGACTTTGTCGTTCGGGCCGCGCGCCTTGGGGAAGAACGGGGTCTTCGGGCTACGTTCGCTGGCTGCGACGTCAATCCAAACTCGATCCGATTGGCGAGGCAATCGGCGGCAAGCCGAGGTCTTTCGTGTGATTTTCTCGAGCACGATGCGGTGAGTTCGCCGCTCCCGAGCGGATTTTCCTGCTGCGTTGCGAGTCTCTTTTTTCACCATCTCGAGGCGTCGGATGCGGTTCGGCTGCTTCAGAATATGGCAGTCCAATGCGATTGCGTGATTGTCAATGACCTTGTTCGCTCGCCGGTCAATCTGGCGATGATCGCGGTGGCAAGCCGGGCGGTCACGCGGAGCCCCGTCGTTCACGCGGATGCGGTGTTGTCCGCCCGTGCCGCATTTACACGCGACGAAATGCGCGAATTGGCTGAATGCGCAGGTCTTCGGGGTGCAACGATCAAGTTTGGAGGCATCTCACGGATGATGCTGGTCTGGAGAAAGCCAAACTGA